One window from the genome of Silene latifolia isolate original U9 population unplaced genomic scaffold, ASM4854445v1 scaffold_119, whole genome shotgun sequence encodes:
- the LOC141637520 gene encoding nucleolar complex-associated protein 2-like, which translates to MGSKKKAKTIRNTDVLDDGDDVGNGKGPVTKKEAKEHKKQLELLKETQPEFYDYLKDVDKELLEFDDDAFDDDTDTGDHDAETGEDDSDAGEDDAETDEDKDLEDEDEDVDDDEGGEHAISEGEEEEKPSKSIITMDMVNSWCNAIDKEGKIAPIRNLLKAFKTACHYADSDDTSTAKLSGMSNDVLNKIMVVTLCKMDRVLRKLMNLPSYGGKKEMVLNVKDTKPWKKYNHMIKSYLGNSLHALNRMTDAKEISFTLRRLKHSTLFMAAFPTLLRKFIKVAIHFWGTGGGALTAAAFLFLRDLCVRLGTDCLDECLKGSYKAYVMNCQYVNTTKLQHIHLLRQCFILLLSVDLSSAYQHGFVYIRQLATILREALSLKTKEAFRKVYEWKFISCLELWTGAMCEYGSDAEFKPLAYPLTQIIYGVTRLVPTSRYFPLRIRCIRMLNRIAAATNTFIPVSMLLLDMLEMKELHTPPTGGVGKAADLRIILKVSKPALKTRSFQEACVSSVIEELGEHLAQWSYSVAFFELSFIPGVRLRTFSKTTKVERFRKEIRELVRQIEATSEFTNESRAKFSLMPNDPAISSFLEDEKKSGKSPLSKYVAALRQRAQQRNDSLMESSVLYGKDSASFGKKPVNSDEEMDSDEENDAEGEGAAVFNSSWLLEKEARDKSPKEKKKKKTEKHQAKAVDEDIVEELVLSSDEDEDEERMDEEPMDESPPSKRDIKSKKGIPKKANKKEGSKDASSKRDRSNGKKGKGKKRKRSH; encoded by the exons ATGGGTTCAAAGAAAAAAG CGAAAACAATACGTAATACTGATGTATtagatgatggtgatgatgttgGTAATGGGAAGGGTCCAGTtactaagaaggaagctaaagaaCATAAGAAACAATTGGAGTTGCTTAAGGAAACG CAACCTGAATTTTACGATTACTTGAAAGATGTCGACAAGGAGCTACTGGAATTTGATGATGATGCCTTCGAT GATGATACTGATACTGGTGATCATGATGCTGAAACTGGTGAAGATGATAGTGATGCTGGTGAAGATGATGCTGAAACTGATGAGGATAAAGAtcttgaagatgaagatgaagatgtcGACGATGACGAGGGCGGGGAACATGCAATTAGTGAGGGTGAAGAGGAAGAAAAGCCATCTAAGAGTATTATCACAATGGATATGGTTAATTCTTGGTGTAACGCTATTGACAAAGAGGGGAAAATTGCCCCCATACGCAATCTGCTTAAAGCCTTCAAAACAGCTTGTCACTATGCAGATAGCGATGATACTTCCACTGCAAAGTTATCTGGCATGTCTAATGATGTTCTTAACAAGATTATGGTTGTCACTCTATGTAAAATGGACAGGGTTCTGAGAAAGTTGATGAACCTTCCTTCTTATGGAGGGAAGAAAGAGATGGTACTGAATGTGAAAGATACAAAACCGTGGAAGAAGTACAATCATATGATAAAGTCGTATCTTGGGAACTCTTTACATGCTTTAAATCGGATGACAGATGCAAAGGAGATCTCGTTTACGTTGCGACGACTTAAGCACTCGACTTTGTTTATGGCTGCTTTCCCCACCTTACTGAGGAAGTTTATAAAG GTGGCTATTCATTTCTGGGGTACAGGAGGTGGGGCCCTTACAGCTGCTGCGTTTTTGTTCTTGAGAGATCTATGTGTTCGGCTAGGGACGGATTGTTTGGATGAGTGCTTGAAAGGCTCATACAAAGCTTACGTCATGAACTGCCAGTATGTAAATACAACAAAGTTGCAGCACATCCACCTTCTTAGACAATGCTTCATTTTACTTTTGAGTGTTGATCTGTCATCAGCATACCAGCATGGCTTTGTTTACATCCGACAATTGGCGACTATCTTGCGTGAAGCGTTGAGTTTGAAGACAAAG GAAGCTTTTCGGAAAGTTTATGAGTGGAAGTTTATCAGTTGTCTCGAGCTTTGGACTGGAGCAATGTGCGAATATGGTTCTGATGCTGAATTCAAGCCCCTTGCTTATCCATTGACCCAGATAATTTACGGTGTGACACGCTTAGTCCCAACTTCACGGTACTTTCCTCTCCGGATACGTTGTATTAGAATGCTCAACCGCATTGCTGCTGCAACCAACACTTTCATTCCCGTGTCTATGCTCCTTTTGGATATGTTAGAGATGAAAGAATTACATACTCCCCCTACTGGAGGTGTTGGTAAAGCTGCTGACTTACGTATCATACTTAAG GTTAGCAAACCAGCCCTGAAAACTCGGTCGTTTCAGGAGGCATGCGTGTCTTCAGTTATTGAAGAACTTGGTGAACATTTGGCTCAGTGGAGTTATTCTGTGGCTTTCTTTGAATTGTCTTTTATCCCAGGTGTTAGACTGCGCACCTTTAGCAAAACAACCAAAGTTGAGAGGTTCCGCAAAGAAATTAGGGAACTTGTTCGTCAG ATTGAAGCCACCTCAGAATTTACTAACGAAAGTCGTGCAAAATTCTCCCTGATGCCAAATGATCCTGCTATTTCGTCTTTCCTTGAG GATGAGAAGAAGTCTGGTAAGAGCCCCCTGTCAAAATACGTTGCCGCACTGCGCCAAAGGGCCCAACAAAGAAATGACTCCTTAATGGAATCCAG TGTTCTTTATGGTAAAGATTCAGCGTCCTTCGGTAAGAAACCAGTCAATAGTGATGAAGAAATGGATAGTGATGAGGAAAATGATGCTGAAGGTGAAGGTGCCGCAGTCTTTAATTCCTCCTGGCTACTAGAAAAAGAAGCAAG GGACAAGTCTCCAAaggagaagaaaaagaagaaaacggAAAAGCATCAAGCGAAAGCAGTGGATGAAGATATTGTTGAAGAGCTGGTATTGAGCTCAGacgaagatgaagatgaagagcGCATGGATGAAGAGCCCATGGATGAGTCACCTCCCTCTAAACGCGATATTAAATCCAAAAAGGGAATCCCAAAAAAGGCAAACAAGAAGGAAGGTAGTAAGGACGCATCAAGCAAAAGGGACCGCAGCAACggcaagaaggggaaggggaagaAGAGAAAGCGTAGTCACTAG